TATGTTCAAAAACCTGATTAGAAATAATTACATCAAAGTAGCCATCTTCAAACGGAATATCTCCGTTTTCAGTTATTTTTCTAATAATTCCCTGCTGGAAAAGCTCTGTTTTATACAATGCTTCATATGATGCACCTTCATAAAAAACATCAACTCCATAGGCATCTATTCCCTCTTGCCTCAATAATTTAAGTATTTCCCCATTGCCACAGCCAAAATCCAGAACTTTAAGACATTTCCAGTCGGGAATTTGTTTTATGTAGTGTACGAAATACGCATGGTTAACATTTGCAGCCTCAAGCCGATCCATAGTCGTCATTTAATAGCTCTATATTGGTTTTAATAGTACAGAAAATCCCGATATGCATAGTTCTTCGTCAGTAATGTATTGAAATTCTTGAGATAGCTTCGACCTTGGGGTTGGTAAGCTAGGCCAGCGAGCTACTTTGACCACTTCGACATTAAATTTGGCTTTTTTAAATATATTTATTATTTCTGTATACTGAATTCTATTAGTATAAAATCCTGAATTAGCCATAAAACTAGATTCCCAAATATCTTCGGAAAACCTAAGATTATTCAACGCCCCGCCTAAATGGTCTCTTAAATCAACTTGATGAGAACAAGCACCATCTTTACGAATAATTCGGCGTAGTTCTTGCATGGTATCTAAGAACTCGTTTCGCTTAATATGTTCGAGGACGGCGTGCGACCAAATAAAATCTACCGAATCATCAGGAATTGATTGCAATGATACTAAACCTTGTGTTAGGTAATGTGCAGAACAGGCGTTAAGAATTTCTTCTAAGGATTGGCAACTATCTATTTTAGGCGTAAGCAATCCTTTCTCATTTAGAAATTTTGCCAGTAGTCGATAGGGTTGCATATCTTTCATAGCAAAGGCTCCATTATCAATGAGATAAGATTCGGAACCACCAAAAGCGCGACTTATTATTGCAGAAAAAAGCGAGTCTCCAGGGCCAAGTTCCAAACTAACAAAACCTTCGTCAGGTTTAACGCGATCGCAATGTTGTTTAAAGACTTCATACGCATAGCTTGGCTGCTCCATTGACCCATGTTTAAAAAGGGCAAGTTTTTTCCACAGAGCATAATCTATTGGCAATCGAGACAGCACTAGCTTTGCCGCAATTTTGCCCCACCAAGGTATGTAACTTGTTATACTCATACTTACAAAAATGTGCGGCGCTAGGCAGGCTTTTTACTTTCATCCAGCCACGCTTGAAACATTAACACATCCCAGAGATAATATTGCCAATTGCGTTGACGCAGCCCATCGGAGTCATCACCCTCAAGATGCTCTTTCCATTTCTGACGAATGGGTTGAGCATTGAAAAAGCCCTCCTGCTGCAATCGATCTGAACAAAGCAATTCCTCCGCCCAGTCTCGCAAAGAACCGCGCAACCAGCGATCGATCGGAACGCCAAAACCCATTTTAGGACGCTCGATCAAGTTACGAGGCACATATTTACACAATATTTCTCGTAACAGCCACTTACCCCCACTATTG
The Microcoleus sp. FACHB-831 genome window above contains:
- a CDS encoding class I SAM-dependent methyltransferase; the protein is MLSRLPIDYALWKKLALFKHGSMEQPSYAYEVFKQHCDRVKPDEGFVSLELGPGDSLFSAIISRAFGGSESYLIDNGAFAMKDMQPYRLLAKFLNEKGLLTPKIDSCQSLEEILNACSAHYLTQGLVSLQSIPDDSVDFIWSHAVLEHIKRNEFLDTMQELRRIIRKDGACSHQVDLRDHLGGALNNLRFSEDIWESSFMANSGFYTNRIQYTEIINIFKKAKFNVEVVKVARWPSLPTPRSKLSQEFQYITDEELCISGFSVLLKPI